In one Coccinella septempunctata chromosome 6, icCocSept1.1, whole genome shotgun sequence genomic region, the following are encoded:
- the LOC123315976 gene encoding uncharacterized protein LOC123315976, giving the protein MASNCKIEFQLHQDDWDTFIERLELYFMANDVDPTKQVAELLTKVCVNSYSLIRSLASPVKPKDLKYDEIIKLVSNHLQPKPSEISERNKFNSTRQAPNEPVNDFIVRLKRLSVNCNFENLDTSLRDQFVNGIRDQNVKVELFRQEKLDFNGAVKIAVARESAERDAVRNSSPRRDGNGDVNDLGLDE; this is encoded by the exons ATGGCATCAAActgtaaaattgaatttcaattgcATCAGGATGACTGGGACACCTTCATCGAACGTTTAGAATTGTACTTCATGGCAAACGATGTAGATCCTACTAAACAGGTCGCAGAGCTGCTAACAAAAGTATGCGTGAATTCTTATTCCCTAATCAGATCCTTAGCTTCACCTGTAAAACCAAAAGACCTCAAATATGATGAAATTATAAAATTGGTTTCCAATCATCTTCAACCAAAACCTTCCGAAATCTCCGAAAGAAACAAGTTTAATTCTACAAGACAAGCTCCAAATGAACCTGTGAACGACTTCATTGTCCGATTGAAACGTTTATCAGTCAATTGTAATTTCGAGAATTTGGATACGTCACTTCGAGATCAATTTGTGAATGGCATCAGGGATCAAAACGTAAAAGTGGAACTTTTCCGTCAAGAAAAACTGGATTTCAACGGCGCAGTGAAAATCGCCGTAGCACGCGAATCTGCAGAAAGGGATGCGGTGCGCAATTCTTCGCCGAGGAGAGATGGTAATGGTGATGTGAAT GACCTTGGTTTGGACGAATGA
- the LOC123315977 gene encoding uncharacterized protein LOC123315977: protein MEQEAAQVSRVAVRMPEFVATDPELWFAMAEGSFLCSGVTQDRTKFGYIVGALPAKFAAEVKDIIMNPPTDGAYEKLKMELVRRLSASQEEKTRRLLEREEIGDRKPSQFLRHLQGLADPTVPDARIKSLWMSRLPKCVQVSLAIIKDTNLEDLATHADNIMEASRPIVHQIAETTNIEAIIDRKLEQMFLGLNLEIATLRAELAAHHRERPERDGSRGRSHNRRRSQSRRRSPTDGKCWGPSLEAASDPSPTTRRLFITDQDSKLQFLVDTGADLCVFPRSAVTGRREKYDYVLSAANGTPIATYGTTTLTLNLGLRRDFTWRFVIADVSKPIIGVDFLSFYNLLVDVRNRRLLDGTTQLTTQGEVAECSIPEVKTVIGSSRYHDLLTHFPEITRPAGAPGRIRHNTRHHIKTMPGPPVASRPRRLAPDEYKAAKKEFEAMLRLGIARPSKSPWSSPLHLAPKKGSEEWRPCGDYRALNARTVPDQYPVRNIQDCCVLMSYPKRE from the exons ATGGAACAAGAAGCAGCCCAAGTCTCAAGAGTCGCCGTTCGGATGCCAGAGTTTGTAGCCACCGATCCCGAATTATGGTTTGCCATGGCTGAAGGAAGCTTTCTTTGCTCCGGAGTGACACAAGACCGGACTAAGTTTGGCTACATCGTAGGAGCCCTGCCAGCAAAATTTGCCGCCGAGGTGAAGGACATAATCATGAACCCACCTACCGACGGGGCCTACGAGAAATTGAAGATGGAGCTGGTGCGACGTCTGAGTGCCTCCCAAGAAGAGAAGACCCGCCGCCTACTGGAAAGAGAGGAAATTGGAGATCGTAAGCCGTCACAATTCCTTCGACATTTACAGGGACTCGCAGATCCAACCGTCCCAGATGCCCGGATAAAATCCCTGTGGATGAGCCGGCTACCCAAGTGTGTCCAGGTGTCATTGGCCATCATCAAGGACACAAATCTCGAAGACTTGGCAACCCATGCGGACAATATAATGGAAGCCTCCCGACCTATCGTCCACCAGATAGCAGAGACAACCAACATAGAGGCCATCATCGATAGGAAGCTGGAGCAGATGTTCTTAGGACTGAACCTGGAGATAGCAACCCTGCGAGCAGAGCTGGCAGCACACCACCGAGAGCGACCCGAGAGAGATGGGAGCCGAGGTCGTTCCCACAACCGTCGAAGAAGCCAGAGTCGCAGACGATCGCCAACTGATGGAAAGTGCTG GGGGCCTTCACTAGAAGCGGCCAGTGATCCCAGCCCAACGACGCGCCGCTTGTTCATTACGGATCAGGACTCCAAGTTGCAGTTCCTGGTCGACACTGGAGCAGACCTGTGCGTCTTCCCACGCAGCGCAGTCACTGGCAGACGAGAGAAGTACGACTACGTCCTTTCAGCAGCCAATGGGACACCCATTGCCACGTATGGTACAACCACCCTCACGCTGAACCTAGGACTACGCAGAGATTTCACATGGAGGTTCGTCATAGCAGACGTATCAAAACCCATCATCGGCGTCGACTTCTTGAGTTTCTACAACCTGCTAGTGGACGTGAGGAACCGAAGACTTTTGGACGGAACCACCCAACTCACTACCCAAGGAGAAGTGGCTGAGTGCTCCATCCCAGAAGTCAAGACTGTCATCGGATCCTCCAGGTATCATGATCTACTAACGCATTTTCCAGAGATCACCAGACCTGCAGGAGCCCCAGGACGCATCAGGCACAACACGAGGCATCACATCAAAACGATGCCCGGACCACCAGTAGCTTCGAGACCACGACGTTTGGCACCAGATGAGTACAAGGCAGCCAAAAAGGAGTTCGAAGCCATGCTACGACTAGGAATCGCCCGTCCATCCAAGAGTCCATGGTCATCCCCACTGCATCTCGCACCAAAGAAGGGTTCTGAAGAATGGAGACCGTGTGGAGACTACCGTGCCCTAAACGCCCGGACTGTCCCCGATCAGTATCCCGTGAGAAACATCCAGGACTGTTGTGTTCTGATGAGTTACCCAAAAAGGGAATGA
- the LOC123315594 gene encoding T-complex protein 1 subunit theta, translating to MALHVPKAPGFSQMLKEGARYYSGLEEAVIRNIGACKEFSHSVQSAYGPNGMNKMVINHLEKMFVTSDAATIIRELDVEHPAAKLMILGSEMQDSEVGDGTNFVIILAGSLLECSEELIRLGVTPTEIADGYELALDKCLEILPKLVCKEVKNNLDVENMKKGILTSVQSKQYGNEEFLADLIIKACDSIISGDTTFNVDNVRVCKIPGSGLFSSQVLRGMVFKKQIEGEVTKVEKGKIALYSCPVDIMQTETKGTVLIKTAEELTSFSRGEENLLELQIKAIADTGAKVIVSGAKFGDMALHYVNKYGLMAVRLNSKFDLRRLSKSVGGTVLPRITPPSPQELGYCDLVYVEELGDTPTVVFKSEGKDARISTIVIRGATDSYMDDIERAIDDGVNTYKCLSRDGRLVPGAGAVEVELACQLSEYADTLPGLEQYAVRKFANALETFPKALAENSGLRSTVVLEKLLAAHKNGEKNVGVDIESDNSTCDVLDKNILDLYTCKYWGLKYAVGAATTILRVDQIIMAKRAGGPKPRQGGGDNDDD from the exons ATGGCTCTTCATGTACCCAAAGCTCCTGGCTTCTCCCAGATGTTGAAGGAAGGTGCAAGG TACTATTCTGGTTTAGAAGAAGCTGTTATAAGGAATATTGGAGCATGCAAAGAATTTTCTCATTCTGTTCAATCTGCCTATGGGCCAAATGGAATGAACAAAATGGTCATCAACCATTTAGAGAAAATGTTCGTTACTAGCGATGCCGCTACTATCATTAGAGAATTAGATGTGGAACATCCAGCTGCAAAGTTGATGATCCTTGGTTCTGAAATGCAAGATTCTGAAGTTGGAGATGGGACTAACTTCGTTATAATTCTAGCAGGATCATTATTGG AATGCTCTGAAGAACTTATTCGTCTTGGAGTAACACCGACTGAAATTGCTGATGGATATGAATTAGCATTGGACAAATGCTTAGAGATTTTACCAAAACTTGTATGCAAAGAAGTCAAAAATAATCTTGAtgttgaaaatatgaagaagggAATTCTAACTTCCGTTCAATCAAAACAGTATGGAAATGAAGAGTTTTTGGCAGATCTGATAATAAAGGCTTGTGATTCTATCATAAGTGGAGATACAACTTTCAATGTTGATAACGTCCGTGTGTGCAAAATTCCGGGCTCTGGTCTCTTCAGTTCTCAg GTTCTTAGGGGCATGGTCTTCAAAAAGCAGATTGAAGGAGAGGTAACAAAAGTAGAAAAAGGCAAAATTGCTTTGTACAGTTGTCCTGTTGATATTATGCAAACTGAGACTAAAGGAACTGTTCTCATTAAAACTGCTGAGGAATTGACTAGTTTCAGTAgaggagaagaaaatttactggAACTGCAAATAAAAGCTATCGCTGATACTGGAGCAAAAGTTATTGTGTCCGGAGCTAAATTCGGCGATATGGCATTACATTATGTCAACAAATATGGTCTCATGGCTGTCAGATTGAACTCCAAGTTTGACCTCAGAAGACTTAGTAAATCT GTTGGAGGAACAGTTCTACCTAGAATAACACCACCTTCTCCACAAGAACTAGGATATTGTGATTTGGTATATGTTGAAGAGCTTGGTGATACTCCAACTGTTGTTTTCAAATCAGAAGGAAAGGATGCTAGGATTTCTACCATTGTTATCAGAGGTGCCACAGACAGTTACATGGATGACATCGAAAGAGCTATTGATGATGGTGTTAACACATACAAA tgtTTGTCAAGGGATGGCAGACTTGTACCAGGAGCTGGTGCTGTAGAAGTTGAATTGGCTTGTCAGCTATCAGAATATGCTGATACTCTTCCAGGACTTGAGCAGTACGCTGTTAGGAAATTCGCTAACGCTCTGGAAACCTTCCCAAAGGCATTAGCAGAAAACAGTGGTTTAAGGTCTACAGTTGTATTAGAAAAACTGTTGGCCGCCCACAAA AatggagaaaaaaatgttgGTGTGGATATCGAATCTGATAACTCAACCTGCGATGTCTTGGACAAAAACATCCTAGATCTTTACACTTGCAAATATTGGGGATTAAAATATGCAGTTGGAGCTGCTACAACAATACTTCGAGTGGATCAAATCATCATGGCCAAGAGGGCAGGTGGACCTAAACCAAGGCAGGGAGGAGGTGATAATGATGATGACTGA
- the LOC123315819 gene encoding uncharacterized protein LOC123315819 — MRTIRNLLRIETRVKAEWPSGLWKIQLVLNTTVQKSTNLTPLQLLLGIQSSTPLIQALLKNVSKDLSSIRNRDLDRQRVAEKLSSTRDLNDVNKRRRDNVQYSPGDFVLMHRDSQMHISKSDYEFLGPYEVVNCLDNGRYEIKKVGTNIVTKAAKEQLRRWPIQWALNVDMNEVLDFLESESDSVEREDRSSGEKCVESVAVVRKAV; from the exons ATGAGAACCATTAggaatttattgagaattgaaACTCGAGTAAAGGCAGAATGGCCGAGTGGTTTATGGAAAATCCAGCTTGTTCTTAACACAACTGTGCAGAAATCAACTAATTTGACTCCACTGCAATTACTCCTGGGAATCCAAAGTTCGACACCATTGATACAGGCGTTATTGAAAAATGTGTCAAAGGATCTGTCTTCAATAAGAAACCGAGATTTGGATAGACAGCGAGTAGCAGAAAAATTGTCCTCGACACGTGATCTGAACGATGTTAATAAGAGAAGAAGAGATAACGTTCAGTACTCGCCTGGTGACTTTGTGCTGATGCACCGTGATTCTCAGATGCACATTAGTAAAAGCGATTATGAGTTTCTGGGTCCATACGAGGTGGTGAACTGCCTGGATAATGGACGCTATGAAATTAAGAAGGTTGGCACGAACATCGTGACGAAAGCAGCCAAGGAGCAGCTCAGACGGTGGCCTATACAATGGGCTTTGAATGTTGACATGAATGAAGTATTGGATTTTCTGGAGTCAGAAAGTGACTCAGTTGAAAGAGAAG ATAGGTCTTCTGGAGAAAAATGCGTCGAGAGCGTCGCAGTTGTCAGGAAGGCCGTGTAA